The genome window AATAAGCGGATTCCCACCTGTATTTAAAAACGTACCCCACTTTAGGTATAAATTTCTAAACCtcacattttttggaaattaaaaaccttTAGAAACAGATGACGTGAGTAAGGTTCAGTTTGACCCAAAATTAATGTATCAAcgcaaacaaaacaatttttgcaaaagttAGACGCACAAAATTGACGCTAGGGTACCTCCCGCTAGGTAGGTTAATGGTAAGTGCACTTAGAACTAACCGGTTTGCACGGTGAGCGGAAAGTATCACTGAACATGCATAAGTATGGAAAGTTCAATTGGCTACACGCCCGAATTTATTCGAGATAAACCGACTACACCTATCCCTTGTCTCGCGCATGCGCTGCAACCAACGAAATCAGCAATCCTTCCTTACTTTAGTAACGCGCCATCGGATAAGTGTGAGACAAATAAGCGACGGAATGTGAATACAAGTAGGTTCTTCGTCAAGATTTAATTACGCGACTGAGTGAGCTTTCTATATATGTACCTATGTTCTGTGGCAGGCATCATTAGGTACATTTTGGCGTTATACCTGGTATCGAAATGGTAATAAATTTCGTAACCAACCATCTTTTCCATGGTTGCTTGGTCAAGTGGTAACAATTTCCGGCAATATCGCGCTTCTTAACCTGGTTACAACTCTCGTGACCATGTCCAAAAGATTGCTaagaaaactgataaaaagAATTCACATCAAATAGGGCAGATGACTAATATTTACAGAATATAATGTTAAAAcggaaacttttttaataacgcgtttttgaataatttcgaGTTTTCACTACAGTCGGCTTTGTTGATAAGTTTTAATGCAGTATAAATCGGGCGCATTGGTAAGgcgttttcattttattataatttatttattatatattatatattatattaaattattcttataattagtttattcTCAGAAAGAAAGAAACATTCGGAAATAAAACCTTTACGAATGTGAAAGAAGGGATAAAACAGAAGTTTTCTCATCCGAAACgggttttcgtttttgttttcaaaggtAATGGAATAGGTGCAACGATCATCAtattatcaacaatttttggGAAGCTTGCACGAATACAAATCACGTCCACATGACAGTGCAGGAGtgataatttaagtttttttagcAGGGTACCAAGAATTTTTAAGAGTAAAACAGAAAACCAACTAATATATCTTTTACCTGCAAAATAATGTTATAATACCACATCAGGACCGCTTGAAAAACGTGAAAAGGATCGTTTCGCAATTCCAGATTATTTCAAagcattattttaaagatttctAACCTTATTAACATCTGTAAAATTTACTTGagatattggaaaaaatgtttttcaatcTTGATAACATCCCGAAAACcacttaaaaatgttctttcaAATTGAGCAGATTTGGGCGGTTCTATGTGCtgctctttaaaattaaatataaaaggaTATAATTTTAGCACTTAATATTTGAAAGGCTTATACTCTTAAAAAGAgctaaaaaatgtatttgacaattagtaaaagaaaatgtctagaaatttttatttcagtaaGTAGAATTTCCCCAGTAATCCTCCTAATGGGGAATGCCCAATCAAAACGGTCTATGAATGGGACTCCGTCATACAAATACCTGTCATTTTTACGTCATTCTCTGGAGAGTTATACTCCCCACATTCAAGTACCTCGGTTAATTCAATGTTTAGCTAAGTTTAATGTTATCTTCTAATGACATATATTTCTTAACCCCTACGAAGCATACGGAaagtttttcaagaaaatcgtCTTTTCGAGTGCTATTCTAGCTAATTCCCTTTCACTACCTTAACTTCCGGCATGTAAAATCATTCTACGTTTTAATTGCCCATCCTGCACCAGGTCACTACATCAATATTTGAGAATTACGTACGGTTGTTTGTTTGTCCACCACAAATTCAATCACTCCGTATATCTGTGTGCGCTCTGTTTGCATATGACTATGAGAATTCTCCGCACATGCAATCGTCAAATCAAATAATACAATATTCTATAGCTTTTAACCGGTCCGTTATTTCACCAATGCTCATTAATCTAAAAGCATTTTCCTGCCAGTATCATCGCAAGTTTTAGCTGAAAATTAGTACAAGAACGGAAAATTATCTAATTCAACGGGCGCCACGGGTCTCCGGCTTTGTTTCAGCTCTAAGCTGGTACCtgtaaaagaaaacaaaaggTCTAAGGTCCTTAACAGATAAAGTTTATAACACCCTTGTGTTTATAATGCCGGCTACCTCAAATAGACGGGTTAAATGATgataattttatgtggtaagctataaaatttcctttgcgAAAGGCCCATAGAAAGAAGGGGACATTTTATGGATTTATTGGTCCTTAACGGCGGTAGGGAAAGTTACTATTTAGGTTAGATTGAACTGCATAAGCTTAACTCGAATTGAAGTCGTATAACACCAGATATGAAGAAATCCAAGCTAGAAAGTCGTTTTATTACTAATCATACCCCAAGAGACACAATTTAACAGGCAAACACTGGAAAAGAGAGTTCATATTTCTTCATGCAGCAAGTGCTTTAAAGAGTAATCTTATGTTTCACAACCTATTTTACGTTGATAACAACACAGGACATTGAAAGGCAGTTAATCTCTATAATCGTTaataatatttccaaaaatacagTGATCTAACATAAGACATTATCAAATGAACATAATCTTCAGTAATCGCTTACAGTAAGCACTCGACACAAATAATTgagtaattaagttttttccCATTTCTGAAAAGATTACAGCTCGATGACGGTCAAGTCATATGTTTGATCAGACGGCATGTGCTTATCACTCATATGACAATGAGGAGAAGCTAAGTCACAAGcttaatcatatttttttcattcattttcaaaatctgcAATGAAGATTTTACCGATACAGAGGTTGGTCGAGTTTGCATAATGTAGATGCAAATACCTCTTCCGGaatgcaattatttttatattaacaatacTTCCAAATCCCAATCAGATTTAttgattcattaacaaaacGGGGGGAAATTTGTCATTCAGTCTTTTAGactataaaaaacattatattatttcttattatttattagattattttacATTGGACAAAGTTTTGGGCGTGTAATTTCTTCAATGAATACTGGGCATTTCATGATAATCTTAATTGGGGCAAATTTCGCATTTTACGGTGCTTCTCTCATCTAATGCATCGGTTCTCTAAATCAATAACTATATCGTCAATTCGAAGAGTTTCAGCCTTGTATATGAGCGGTCATAATCCTCAGATTAGATTGCTCAAAGATACTCCATTAAATCGAAAAACGATTTgcacattgaaatttttgaaaaatttcgattttccaTCACTCTTCAATCTTCAAACATGGATATCTCCAAAACAAGTGGAGAAACaactcgaaaaaaaaatcaactagaTGAGCTTTGTAACCCTATACAAACAACTAATTCTTGAAGAAATAGAAATACAGTCGCTAACTATACATAATATGATTCTCAGAAACAGTACTTTAAttgtaatgtaaaaataatcctGTTGATGTGCAAATGGTTAATCCTCTAGTTATCAAGCCTAGGACATATTAAGACTTAAAAATTGAgcctgaattttttttgtgtagaaATTGAGCTGATGCTTCAAATAAAGATGAGGTTGTCTCGTTGTCCCATTTTTTTGACAAGTGTAGCAATTAAGTAGGTACcgtaaaaatacacatacagggtgggccaTCGAAAACTTTCCACTTGATTTTGTGAGCGTTTGctggagaaaattgaaaaatgctcggacccaatttcagtcaattttagatttatggGGGTCATATTTCTTTCATGTTATTATGAAAGTAAATGTCACTGTCTGGCAGGGGTGTCAGTgactttgaacatttttaatggaaaaggGTGTCTAGTGGCACCTTGTTTTACGATGTTCTGAATTCTCTTTTCGACGAcatcaatttttcataatttggaTTAGTACTTTTCGAGAAAGTacgtcataaaaaatttatttattatttcaaattcttgaaaactgataagaaaaatgaaataaacatcACCCAAAAAATAGCCTGAACGACAATGGCAGATGaaataccaaaataaattttaacaacatttgttaaatttgttaGTTTACTGCCACAGCGTGAATAATTGAAACTGTATTTTACGTTTTGTAGTACAAAAATTACCTATTCTGTTGAAGAAAGagtagaaattatttttttcttttttaaaaatgatgattGTGCCAGAGCTACAGTACGATTGTTTAATGATAAGCATCATGATTAGTTTCTATCCCGTACTTACGTTTGcgaattagtaaaaaaatttcaaaaaacagggtcagtgttaaataaaaagagaaaCGTTTAAAACCCTGTTATACTAAATGAAGCTGTTGAAGTGGCAGTTTTTGGACATATTGCGATGGATCCTACACTGAATACCAGGCAACACTCAGTTGCATCAGGTGTTTCGCGAACAAATTTACGGGGAATCTTACGAAAACACAAACATCtgtacaaaattaaattggtcCAAGAGCTCAATGAAAATGACAATGATCGACGTTCACAATTTTGTGAGCTTATAAGTGACCGCGTTTTGATCGATTCGCTGTTTCtgtttaatgtttgtttttcgaACGAATGTTCGTTTTTTCTAAAtggtacagggtgttcaaatgACGGAGGACGTCGGCTGTATCTGGGAAACTACTCATTATCGGAtttggagaaaaaaaaaattatagctaAATAGGCCATGAGAAATcgctggaaaatattttcaagttcgtAACCATACCGTTAGGGGGCGTTTTTTACATGACCAATCAATAAAAGacgatttttagtaaaatttatctggaaaatgtatattttaaaaattaaatatcaattttagaGACAATATGTCACAACTTTTGTaggaagagttttttttaattttttgaaactgaaggGTGAGGGAAGCTTCTAAGTCAgctcaaaaaattcagttttatcgACATTAgctaaacataaaactacatTGTAATACCTCGTTggaaaggtttttttgcaaGCTATGACGTGACAATTATCTCACTTCATGTTAATGTGACACAAATACCGTTAGGGggcgcaatttgaaaaatatggtaatttttcaagttatttcagAAAACTTAAATGGAAGGGTATATCTTTTGAACCATTCGAAAGAGCGTTAAATTCTGCTTAATATAGTCAAAACCCGATGCAAATATCTTTATGTGGTAGTAAATTATTGCAGTTTGGAAAAAGGGTTTTCTTACGCATGAAACAAACCAGCTTCGCTTATGAATCAAATAGGCCACGAGCGTAGCTATGATCGCTACgtcagaaatttaaaacaaatgaataggcattttaataaacaccatttttatCCATAAGATTATTATATTGACATTGATTTTGGTAAACGTTTTTGatcatgataaaaaaatgccaatttcGAACGAGGAAGCTTTCAATATGCTTGCagtttattttgaatgtttacaaaattcaacagtAGCGGTAAGGATATATGCgttaaaatatccagaaagaaGAAGTTATAAATTTAAGGCATTTAAGAATTTAGCTTTTCATTTGCGATATCATGGTGTTAAATCCCAAAAGCACTGACGCCAAGGAAAAGGTCACAATGAGAAAAACACAATAAATGTGCTGGCATGCATAGAACGTAATAGCCATATTAACATTAGGACCATATCCCGAGACATGGGGATTTCTACTGGATCAATATAGTATAATATTCTAAAAGATCACAggtttgtgttaatttttttattttgccatAGTTACAAGgtgtttttgaattataatttcttttagattACATCCATATCATGTAGTTTTACATCAAGCTCTTTTAGAAGAAGATTTTAACAGACGCTTGGATTTTTGTcattgattaattaaaatgacccaaaagaatcaaaattttcttttaaagattttgtggACAGATGAAGCAATATTTAGAAGCAATGGTGGTGTGAATCTCCACAATATGCACTATTGGTCGCCAACTAATCCACACTGGATGCAAGTGCATAATCAAGGACATTGGAGTATTAATGTATGGTGTGGGATAGTTAATGGAATGATTATCGGACCCTATTTTTTCGAAGAAACATTGAAAGGCACTGGTTATTTGCAGTTTTTGCGTAATGAGTTACCAGTGCTATTGGAAGAAATTGATCTTCAAACACGAcgggaaatatattttcagcaCGATGGTTGCTCAGTGCATTTTACTCTTAATGTGAGAGAATTTCTGGATGTTACATTTCCCGGGAAGTGGATAGGCAGGGGAAGTTCATTTCCATGGCCGGCGAGGTCGCCAGATCTTACGTGTTTggacttttatttatggggtAGGTTAAAagacttagtttttcaaagAAGACCAACTACAAAAGAAGACATGAGAAATAGAATCCGAAATGCCGTAACATCAATCACCTTAGGAGAAATccaaactgcaattttttctacaaagGAGCGACTTCGATtgtgcattgaaaataatgggaAACAATTTGAgcatcttaaaaataattaattatttttttattt of Euwallacea similis isolate ESF13 chromosome 15, ESF131.1, whole genome shotgun sequence contains these proteins:
- the LOC136413780 gene encoding uncharacterized protein, giving the protein MTQKNQNFLLKILWTDEAIFRSNGGVNLHNMHYWSPTNPHWMQVHNQGHWSINVWCGIVNGMIIGPYFFEETLKGTGYLQFLRNELPVLLEEIDLQTRREIYFQHDGCSVHFTLNVREFLDVTFPGKWIGRGSSFPWPARSPDLTCLDFYLWGRLKDLVFQRRPTTKEDMRNRIRNAVTSITLGEIQTAIFSTKERLRLCIENNGKQFEHLKNN